The genome window TGAGGGCGTAATGCTCAGGAAAAGCTGAGCAGAACTTGACACCCAGCTGTGCCCCTGGAAGCCGGTGGTCTGCCTGGTACGTTGTCACTCATTCGGGATGGTGCCCAGCGTGTGCTCTGGTCCACAGCCAGCCTCCCCCACGCCCAGGCACCTCCACATGGGCAGCAGCCTTGATCGGAGGGAAGGGCTTGGGTCCCCCAAGGCCTGCTCTGCACAGGCTGAGGATGGTGGGGGAGCCTCTCTGCCTCCGCCCATGGCAGCAGAAGCGGGTGTGCTTGTCTCCAGGCTGCAGGCTCTGCCTGGGCAAAGCCAGGCAGCAGTTGCCTTACGCCCTCAGGTCCTGCCAGCGGCAAGCACACAGCCTGAGGCGGTGGCTAGAGCTGAGCAGGGCGGAGCCCCGGGCTGAGGATCAGGAAGCTGAGCAGCAGGTTGAGGAGGAGCTGCAGAAGGTGAGGCGCGGGCGGCTGGGACGGCTCCTGGGCTGGGCTTCCTCTCAGCTGGCCCCCCATCCCCCCAGGTGGAGGTGCAGATCCAGCAGCTGGCCCATGAGCTGCAGGCCCGGCGCCAGCCCGTCCACACCTGCATCTCTCGGGTCCAGGCCCTGCGGCGGGCTCTGTGCTAGTCACCACGTCCAGGAACAGAATGCAGAGCAGCaatgttttttagtttatttcaaaatgttgCAATTAAATGAATCACTGTTCAGAAGTCTCCCACTTTTCATACAAAAATACTGTGCTACTGATACAGTTGAAAAAGTTCAAATGGCTTCTCCTGCAGGAGAAATTCACAGCATCCCCAGGAAACATGAAACTtggccctccccccgccccccatcagTGGCTCCCTCAGGACTTCGTACCTGTTTGTTAGTATCTGTTACTTGGGGACAGGTTTTCTAGGCACTGACACCCCCCTCCGTCACACACCAAAGACATCAACGAGGCTCCTTTGTTTCCAGTGTAAGCCCCTGATCAATAGCAGCAACTTctgcatatttatatttacacaGGCCTGGATGTAGGGAGGGGACACAAGCTCGCCCCTGGTCCCAGCTGGGCCACCACTAGGGGGGTCGATAATAGATCCTACCAGCTCCGAAAGGTCACTCGCCAGGGCCTGCAAAGCACCGAGCCACCAAAGGCCACCCTTGGAAGCTGCTGACAGAGTCTCGGCAGGTGACGTGTTCAGCCACATGTGCAAAGAGAGAAGACAGCCTTTCCCAACAAGCAAGGTGGAGAAAACTCAGGGACAGAAAGCAGCTGCGTTACCGGCCCCGCTGTGGGGCCCACAGTCAGTGCCAGGAGGCACCTCACCCTGTGCAGGGGAAGCAGAGGCGGAGGCCAGAAAGCAGTGACAGGACGAGCAGCAAGAAGGTACCTTAACTACCGCGTATCTCAGAACGGAAATCGGGACCAACCGAACGCTTGGCCGGGAGGTCAAAGAGCCAGTTTTTACGAGACGTAAGAAAGTCTCCAAGAGGGACTCCATCATCCTGGCCCACACTTTCTCCTCGGGTGGGAGAGGGGGTGACGGCGGTCTAGGCACGATGGGCTCTGACGACCTTGTCTGCACCCCAGAAGCAGGGACGGAAGTCACCCAGGTCCTGCCTGGTAAGACCCTGCAGTCCCCTTGAAAGGACCCTCAGCAGCCACGGCcatgcaggaggctcagagggAGCCCAAAGCCTCCCCAAATCGGATCTTCTGTCCTGCCTGCAGTCTGAAGTTGAAGTCCTTGGGGGCCTCGAAGATGAGCACGATGGTGGAGCCCAGGTTGAACTCGCCCAGGTGCTCGCCCTTGCGCATGGGGATGCCCTCCTTGTTGGCGTGCGTCACGAAGCTGAAGTCGTTGTAGGAGCCTTTGCTGTACCGCGGGCTGTTCGTGTGCAGGtcctgggaggtggggacagagCATGTGGGCCGTGGAcacaccctgccccccaccctgctTGGGAAGGGAAGTGGGAACAGCAGCTCAGGCCAGGGGCCAGGTCTGAGCTGAGAGCCCCTGACCTGCTGTGACCTGGGGCTGGAAGGAATGGAGGAGGCATGACCTGCCTGTTCACCTGTGCCCGTCACACACAAGGGCTCCCCTTGGGTTTTCAGCAGAAGCAAGTGCCAAGCACGGAGATTAATTCCCTCCCCCTGCAGCCACCTCTAGACCGGGGTGGGAGACCCGCCTTCCTAGAAGTCGCAGCCCCAGCAGCTCTGGCCGCACAGGAGACAGTGCAGGGAGCCCAGAATGGCCGTGGGACCTGCTTACCCGGTCGAAGTAGATGCGGATGGAGCCCACGTTGGTGGCCCCCACGGCCGTCAGTGAGAAGAAGCCGTGTTTCCAGTCCCCAGTCAGGACCACCCGCTCGTTGTGGCAGAAGAGCTCCTTGATCCAGCGGGCCATGCCAGGGTTCACGGACATCAGGGAGCCTGTGGGACAGACATGTGTACTCCCTGCCTGGCCTGTCATTCTAGATGCAGAGCAGGCTGGACCCCAACCTGCATCCCCACACCCAGCTTTGCCCCCAACTCTGGAGCCCACGGCCTCTGACAGGAAGAAGCCGAGGCGCTCGTCCGAGGCCCCCGGGGGCAGCTGGGCCCGGCCTACCTGGGAAGTGGCGCCTGTGGGAGACGGTCCAGTCAGTAGGGGAGTGGAAGCAGTGGTAGTCCCCGGGGGCCAGGTAGATGACACAATGGTAGAGCTCGTTCCCTTCGCGCGTGACCAGCTGGCTCCTGAAGGAGCTGTGGGGCGTGGCTGCGGGCAGACGTGGGCCAGCTGCTCAGAGCCCTCTGTGCCACCTGGACACCGGCTCCAGGGAGGCCTGAGCTGCAGGCAGAGGGTCTCCTGTCCACAGGCCTCCCGCCCCTCCACCTGCTGGCGCCCAGCACCGAGGGCCAGGACCCACCTGGGGGGAAGGGCAGGTCCTCTGAGGGCGTGCGGGGGCCCAGGAACGACTCCAGTGAGTAGGTGACCCCCTTCACCTGCTCCACCTCACAGTTCTTCACCTGTCCGAAGTTGAGGATTTTCCCATCCGAGGGGCTGATCTGGAAGGGTCAGGAGAGGCTCGCTGCAGGGGAGGGTGTGGAGGACAGGGCCATGGCCCCCCTGGGGGTCCAGCTTGGAAGCAGTGCCCACCAGGCCCAGTGTGCCCCAAGGTGCCGAGGCGGGAGGTGGGTCGGGCCTCACCACGCTGTGCAGGCCGCACACGGGCCGGGCCTGCGGCTTCAGCTTGCGCCGGAAGAACTCGCTGAGGTTGCGGTAGTGGTGCAGGTCTTCCACGGCGGCCTCCTTCATGTTCACCCCGAAAGTCCAGATGTACAGGCTGTAGACGGGCCTGCGCAGCCAGTGCGGCAGCTCCACTTGGTTGAGGCGGCCCCAGGCCCGCGACAGCAAGCGCGTTGGCACCGACTTGTACAAGGCCACCTGCAGGCCCCAAGGGCAGGTGAGTGTGCCACGCCGTGCACGCAGCCCCAGGACCCCCCCACAGGGACCAGCTCTGAGGCCCGAGCAGCTGGGACCCTTGAGGGCTTTGTGACATGGTGGTTTCTCACCAGGAACCAGACTGAGCTTCCAAGTCTTTACACAGTAGCTCAGGTATCACCCGTTTCCTGCAGCATTCCCACCCCGTTTCTTGGATGGGGACGGGCATACGAGGATCGGATGTGGTCACACACAGGCTGTGGTGGGCACTGCTGCGAGCGTCCCAGACCAGCACGGGAACAATCGGCTCTCGGTGCTCAGGCGAGTCCACACCCCAAAGTGCACGTGCTCAGCCTGCCCCGAGCATAGGGGCTTTCGGGCAGAAGTACCGGGCACTGACACCTATACTCCAAGGGCCTCGCAGTCCACACAGCCGTCCCCACCCAAAGCTCCTCTAGGAGAGGGAACTCTGCACCTCAGTCAGACCCTCCAGCCCAAGCTCTTAAATCTCAGGTGCCACTGCAGGACCTGCTTTAATTGGTGGCTGCTGCTTGCTGAACACTGCCAAGACCAAGTCCCCAGGGTGCAAAAGCAATTCCACTCCCAACTTTAAACACCTCTAAAGAGGCACTGAGTTAGCAGCTCTTTGCACTCCCGGCTGATACCCACGTGTGGGGGTGGCCCAGGGCTGCCCTATGACCCTAGGCCTAATGCCCAGTGCCCCATAGGTACCCTCAGCTTCCAAGCCTGGTGACACCCATTGGGCTGCTCAGGGCCCTCACCTGGCCCTGCTGGGGGCTCCTGGGTCCTCAAAAGCATCCCTACCCAAAGAGGCCACACAGGCTCTAGCGTGTATGAACTGCCCTCTGGCGTCCAGAAATTTGATTCTTCTCAAAATCACCTCTAAGCTTTCTTCTGCCTGAACACAGGAGATGAAACAGACACCATTTTCTGAATGCCCAATGTGGGTTCTTTCCAGAAACAGAGCACTTACACGGCAGGAATGCAGGCAGAGAGAGCAGCCCGTGGATGATGGGCCTTTCCAGTCACCTGTCCACAGCCCACATGGCCACCGACCAGCCCAGCCCTTCCACCAACTTGCCTTCCAACAGCATCTGTTGAAGGGCTCAGGCCCCACAGCACCACCTCTGCCCAGATAACTGGGCACCCCCCTCCAGCCTGCTGCGGGGAGGCAGGGCCGGCAGCCCCCGCACACTTACCCTGCTCACAGGCCTCCATCCCACCCGGCTGAGGGGCCTGAGGGCGCCGAGGggcaggagatagtagaggaccgTCAGGGGCCAGGAGCGCAGTTTCAGGGCAGGTTTGGACATGCAGCTCAGCTGTCCCAGCCTCCGCCTCAGGGCCAGCTGAGGGAAGTGCAACCTGCAGGGCACATGTCCACGCACGACCGAGGTCAGCAGAGGACCAGGGGCCCCACCCTTCCCATCCACCGCACCCTCGGCAAGCTTGCCTGCCTCTCCACGGATTTGGTGACACTGGCCAGACCTCCTCACGCTAACCGCACTCTGAGTCGGGGGCTGGGCTGCCTCTGTCAGCGCTCACCTCCCAGTCTCTCTACCTGCATGTCAGCTGAGACTGCTCAGAATAGCTTCTGAACCTGGCGAGGGCCCTGTCTCGGACCTTGGGGCCGAGCACCAAGGAGGCAGTGTAGACAGAGCCCACAGGGCGGTCCCCGCCTGCCTGAGGCCAGCTCTGTTCACGTGGGCTTCAAGGAGAGCTAGGCTGAGCCCCCAAGCCTCTGGCAGCATAGGATCTGGGTAACTCTCTCCACGGACCAAGCCTCTTCCTTCCTCATCTGATAAGAGATCAGGCCTGGTAAgatcacacatacacacgcaggtgcacacacacaaacccctCACGGCTACTGCTCCATCCCCCCTGCAGTCTTTCCACGTCAGCTCAGGTTCTCCACGACAATCCAGAGGGTGGTGGCGCGAAGCTCCCTGCCAACCCTCAGGCCTGCTGGGGCCACACACACCTGACCCAGGCCCCCCCTTCCAGTAAAGGTAGGTGGGCCTTCCTCTGACCCCACCAGCCCCAATTCGGTACAGTCAGCAAAGGCTCAGCTTCAGGGGAGCCAGAGACCAGGGTAAGTTCTATCCTGAGTCGTGACACTGAGGCCCAGGTCGCCGTGCCACAGACCCAGGACCTAGATGCTCTCAAGGCCCCAGTGTGGGCTTTAGACCACACTACTACCCGCTCGGAGAATGTCCTGGAGCCTCGGTTTCATCAAAAACACTACACTCAGCTGGAGCAGCAGGCTCCATCTGCGCCTCTGCTCTCAGAGCAGCTCGGTCCTCTGCCCCCAGCTGCTCAACAAACCAAGGAACAAAGGCAGCACAGCTgataagaaagcagagaagatgGAGAACAGCCGAAGGCCGGGCCCTGCAGCTCAGCAGCGGCCCTGAATCTGCTGACTCTGCACTGCTCACCAGACCCTCTGCGAGCATTCTCTCCCGTCCCTTTAAAAAGGTCCACGAAATGGGTAGGGGCCAAGACAAGCCAGACACATCACTCCTCTACCCCAGGTTCCTCCCGCCCACCCTGCTCTCTGCAGGAGTGCGGGGACCAATCCCAGAGAAGCTGCGCCCAAGCGGGGCGGGGGCGCAGCGtggacactggaccaccagcccGCTGGCCCCCACCAATACCTGAAGCGGGCTCTCCGACTCAGGCCCCCCGGAGTGGGCCCCTCTAGCCGCGGAAGCTGGTCCCCTAGCCCCCTGCCGCCGCCACCACCTCCACCGCGGAGCCGCTGGACGTGAACTCTGACCTTCCGGAGGTCGCGGCGGGGTGCGGCGGGGTTAGGACGCGGCCGTGGGCATCTCACCATTTCGCCGCGCGGAGCTCGGGTCCTCGCCGCGCCTCTGACTGACACATGATGGGCGGCGCGAGGAGGCGGGGCCGGCGCGCCTTtgtctctcctccttcctcccttccccccggGTCGGCGCTGTCACCGCTCCTCGGCCCCAGAGGTGGCGGCTGGGGGGACCGCTCCCCGGCTCCGTCCGGTCCGAAGGCTCGGGGGCGCAGGTGAGAAGTCGGGGCTGTTGCGGAGACAGGCGCGGGTCACGGACCTGCTCGGCCCGCTGTGTTCCTGGCCACCTGCCCACTCCCGGTAGGGAGGGGACTCGGCGCCGCCGGGCCCAAGCGGGAATCTGAGCTCTGCGCTCCGGGCAGGCACCCAGCGTCGGCCCTGCCGCCCCTCCCTCACCAGGACCTGACCCATTTTTCCTTTCAGGTGACAAAGTAGCATCTGAGGGATGAGGGCGCGGCGCTGGGACCCGGCGTCTGGCCTGCTGTGGCTCTCCTCGCGGcctccaccccttcctcctcATTAGAGGGGCAGCCGGGCGCCCTCGGGGAAGCCCACCACCCCGCCTTCCCCTCTCTCCGGGGACGAGCGGCACTGTGGGGCGAGGGCGCCTGCCTCGCAGCTAGCGGGCAGGGGAGCAACATTCCGCAGCCCCGAGTTCGTCTGCCCAGCACACTGCCGACCCGCGAGCCTGGTGGCATCTTTACAGGAAGACACATGGGGGCCTAGGGCTGCTCCCGCCCGGGCTACCGAGCAGGGCAGAGCAAGAGGCCCCAACTCGGACCACCTGGACGTCTGCCGCCCAGGGCAAACCCACCTCGCTGAAGGTGAAAGTCCAGCAACTGCCGGCTCCCTGGGTGTACGCGGCCATGGGGCTGGACCAGGCCGACtagggtctggatggtcaactgAATTTCTGCCCTATCTCAAACCAGGACACCCATCTCCCCAGGCCACCCTCCTGAGTGGCCAGAGGGTGCCCACCCAGACTTCCTCTGCCCGAGGGCCAGGCCTGAGCTGACGTCCTGCCCACCTATGAGCAAGCCTGCCCCACCTGAGGCCCCAAACTTGCCTGCTGGCTCCGAAGAGAAGCAGGCCCAGTGGGAAGATGGGCAGTTGGGATTGAGCATGGAGCTAGGCTTCAGGACCAGGTTCACCAGCCATGCCCCACCCCCCTCTAGAAAACTGGATTCATGGTGGGGGCTGGTGAAGTCTTGTGGGCCTGGATAGCAGCCAGACTTCCTTGGGGCAGATTTCCTCA of Bos indicus isolate NIAB-ARS_2022 breed Sahiwal x Tharparkar chromosome 17, NIAB-ARS_B.indTharparkar_mat_pri_1.0, whole genome shotgun sequence contains these proteins:
- the PISD gene encoding phosphatidylserine decarboxylase proenzyme, mitochondrial isoform X6, translated to MSKPALKLRSWPLTVLYYLLPLGALRPLSRVGWRPVSRVALYKSVPTRLLSRAWGRLNQVELPHWLRRPVYSLYIWTFGVNMKEAAVEDLHHYRNLSEFFRRKLKPQARPVCGLHSVISPSDGKILNFGQVKNCEVEQVKGVTYSLESFLGPRTPSEDLPFPPATPHSSFRSQLVTREGNELYHCVIYLAPGDYHCFHSPTDWTVSHRRHFPGSLMSVNPGMARWIKELFCHNERVVLTGDWKHGFFSLTAVGATNVGSIRIYFDRDLHTNSPRYSKGSYNDFSFVTHANKEGIPMRKGEHLGEFNLGSTIVLIFEAPKDFNFRLQAGQKIRFGEALGSL
- the PISD gene encoding phosphatidylserine decarboxylase proenzyme, mitochondrial isoform X7 — its product is MCQSEARRGPELRAAKWLHFPQLALRRRLGQLSCMSKPALKLRSWPLTVLYYLLPLGALRPLSRVGWRPVSRVALYKSVPTRLLSRAWGRLNQVELPHWLRRPVYSLYIWTFGVNMKEAAVEDLHHYRNLSEFFRRKLKPQARPVCGLHSVISPSDGKILNFGQVKNCEVEQVKGVTYSLESFLGPRTPSEDLPFPPATPHSSFRSQLVTREGNELYHCVIYLAPGDYHCFHSPTDWTVSHRRHFPGSLMSVNPGMARWIKELFCHNERVVLTGDWKHGFFSLTAVGATNVGSIRIYFDRDLHTNSPRYSKGSYNDFSFVTHANKEGIPMRKGEHLGEFNLGSTIVLIFEAPKDFNFRLQAGQKIRFGEALGSL
- the PISD gene encoding phosphatidylserine decarboxylase proenzyme, mitochondrial isoform X4 yields the protein MPGKSTRPLPAPRPCCAPCPFWSPRLAGMQGTGSTRSTGSESWRSWAWTSRPSLLVTGRLHFPQLALRRRLGQLSCMSKPALKLRSWPLTVLYYLLPLGALRPLSRVGWRPVSRVALYKSVPTRLLSRAWGRLNQVELPHWLRRPVYSLYIWTFGVNMKEAAVEDLHHYRNLSEFFRRKLKPQARPVCGLHSVISPSDGKILNFGQVKNCEVEQVKGVTYSLESFLGPRTPSEDLPFPPATPHSSFRSQLVTREGNELYHCVIYLAPGDYHCFHSPTDWTVSHRRHFPGSLMSVNPGMARWIKELFCHNERVVLTGDWKHGFFSLTAVGATNVGSIRIYFDRDLHTNSPRYSKGSYNDFSFVTHANKEGIPMRKGEHLGEFNLGSTIVLIFEAPKDFNFRLQAGQKIRFGEALGSL
- the PISD gene encoding phosphatidylserine decarboxylase proenzyme, mitochondrial isoform X2 — its product is MKSWALGPAPTSHLRPRAFGPDGAGERSPQPPPLGPRSGDSADPGGREEGGETKARRPRLLAPPIMCQSEARRGPELRAAKWLHFPQLALRRRLGQLSCMSKPALKLRSWPLTVLYYLLPLGALRPLSRVGWRPVSRVALYKSVPTRLLSRAWGRLNQVELPHWLRRPVYSLYIWTFGVNMKEAAVEDLHHYRNLSEFFRRKLKPQARPVCGLHSVISPSDGKILNFGQVKNCEVEQVKGVTYSLESFLGPRTPSEDLPFPPATPHSSFRSQLVTREGNELYHCVIYLAPGDYHCFHSPTDWTVSHRRHFPGSLMSVNPGMARWIKELFCHNERVVLTGDWKHGFFSLTAVGATNVGSIRIYFDRDLHTNSPRYSKGSYNDFSFVTHANKEGIPMRKGEHLGEFNLGSTIVLIFEAPKDFNFRLQAGQKIRFGEALGSL
- the PISD gene encoding phosphatidylserine decarboxylase proenzyme, mitochondrial isoform X3, giving the protein MVRCPRPRPNPAAPRRDLRKVRVHVQRLRGGGGGGGRGLGDQLPRLEGPTPGGLSRRARFRLHFPQLALRRRLGQLSCMSKPALKLRSWPLTVLYYLLPLGALRPLSRVGWRPVSRVALYKSVPTRLLSRAWGRLNQVELPHWLRRPVYSLYIWTFGVNMKEAAVEDLHHYRNLSEFFRRKLKPQARPVCGLHSVISPSDGKILNFGQVKNCEVEQVKGVTYSLESFLGPRTPSEDLPFPPATPHSSFRSQLVTREGNELYHCVIYLAPGDYHCFHSPTDWTVSHRRHFPGSLMSVNPGMARWIKELFCHNERVVLTGDWKHGFFSLTAVGATNVGSIRIYFDRDLHTNSPRYSKGSYNDFSFVTHANKEGIPMRKGEHLGEFNLGSTIVLIFEAPKDFNFRLQAGQKIRFGEALGSL
- the PISD gene encoding phosphatidylserine decarboxylase proenzyme, mitochondrial isoform X5, which translates into the protein MRPHCEDAALSHFLQSLRKPPLRTFSTNARKVHTASARTSSLLRPLPILVATAGGYAGYRQYEKYRERELEKLGLDVPPKLAGHWEVALYKSVPTRLLSRAWGRLNQVELPHWLRRPVYSLYIWTFGVNMKEAAVEDLHHYRNLSEFFRRKLKPQARPVCGLHSVISPSDGKILNFGQVKNCEVEQVKGVTYSLESFLGPRTPSEDLPFPPATPHSSFRSQLVTREGNELYHCVIYLAPGDYHCFHSPTDWTVSHRRHFPGSLMSVNPGMARWIKELFCHNERVVLTGDWKHGFFSLTAVGATNVGSIRIYFDRDLHTNSPRYSKGSYNDFSFVTHANKEGIPMRKGEHLGEFNLGSTIVLIFEAPKDFNFRLQAGQKIRFGEALGSL
- the PISD gene encoding phosphatidylserine decarboxylase proenzyme, mitochondrial isoform X1, whose amino-acid sequence is MAASVGQGCLRWLPGVAWRNRRPHCEDAALSHFLQSLRKPPLRTFSTNARKVHTASARTSSLLRPLPILVATAGGYAGYRQYEKYRERELEKLGLDVPPKLAGHWEVALYKSVPTRLLSRAWGRLNQVELPHWLRRPVYSLYIWTFGVNMKEAAVEDLHHYRNLSEFFRRKLKPQARPVCGLHSVISPSDGKILNFGQVKNCEVEQVKGVTYSLESFLGPRTPSEDLPFPPATPHSSFRSQLVTREGNELYHCVIYLAPGDYHCFHSPTDWTVSHRRHFPGSLMSVNPGMARWIKELFCHNERVVLTGDWKHGFFSLTAVGATNVGSIRIYFDRDLHTNSPRYSKGSYNDFSFVTHANKEGIPMRKGEHLGEFNLGSTIVLIFEAPKDFNFRLQAGQKIRFGEALGSL